Genomic DNA from Kluyveromyces lactis strain NRRL Y-1140 chromosome C complete sequence:
TGCAgaaggaattgaagaacCTTGAGAAAACGGCAACCTTTCACGAACCACGCCAGCGGCCAAAACTACAGAGGCCATTACATCCAACGCCATCACAGCACGAAGTAGGggtcaaatcttcaaataacaATGTGGCTCACCCTAAAAAGGACACTGAAACTGAAACAATTACGGACAAAGACATTgaagctttgaagaaattcctTGAGAGAGCAGAAACTcaagagaaacaaattAAGAAGTTCGTTCTTGAACAACAGAGAAAATATAAATGGTCTTCCAACCAAGGGCCAGCTTCACGTATATCATCAGGATCGTTGCTATTTCAGGAACATTTACCTTCTGTTCGATTGAGGAAGAATTCTTCAGTTGGCTCATACCTTTCGAAATGTGAAAGATATATACACCCGTTTGCGCCGACCGAAGTTAGAGAAATACTTCTCTATGATGTTACTAAAtcgaaagaaaagatcGAACCACCAGAATCCACTATTCTTGTGCATGTACAAAAGAAGGACCTTTTCGCAGTTGTAAATGGCGGTAGAATAGCACCTGATCAGTTGTTGGCCGTAATAAATCAATACGAGAACGGAGGGTGGAAGTTGATAGGCGATGTGAACAGAGATACTTACAAGATTGTCTTCCAGAAGAATTACATGAGACCAGCACTCATAGAGaccaaaggaaaaataGCTATCACTTTATTTGGTATTACCCTAGGATACATAGCCGTTGTCCAACCACTAATCGACTATATTAATTATTTCAATCGATAAATTAATATTGTATACTGTACAATCCGAATGACACTCATATAGGAAAAACAGAATTAAAAATGTATGAATAGTTaatctttatatatatatctatagTACAATACCCTTCTGATCAACCGTGTGTGTAGAAAATGACATCCGAAATTGATCGACATTATCAGTTCATTTCAATGTCTTTTAATTCACCAATAGGTTTTACAGGTTTTGTTCCCCCAAGAACCTTTTCGCCTTTATCATTGATTCTTATCAGTTTTAAAGTACTCAAACCTCCAAAAGTTTGATTCCAAGCTCTTAAAAAGATCACATTTTCAGGGTCTGTCAGATCTGGGCACAAAAAACCTGACTTGAATTCTTCCATTTCCAAATCTCTTTTATGTTGCAAAAGCTGTTGCCTACCAGTGGGAGGTCTATTCTGTCTTCTCTTAGATTTTAGTTCATTTAATTCATTATCATCGCGGGCAATAAACTCTTGAATTAGTACTGCAGTTTCCTTATAATCGAatacttctttttccttcaaagaatcagTTTTAATGGCTGACTGTACAAAAGTCATACGCGCTAACTCGTTGGATCTTTTTTCGTTGTGAGCTCTCTTTTTTGCCTGAACTTTCTCTTCGCGAAGGGTAGCTCTGTTTAGCTGCTGGAATTTGCGCCCTTTTGGGTGAACAGTAAATTTCTTACCCTTTAATCCTTTCTGGATTTTACCCAACGATTTTGTGACAGGCATTTAAAGCGATTTTAATTTGCTaagataatgatattaTACCCCGTCTCTTTCTTACTACCAATCTTGCCTGAGTTGATGTGCTCACTAGCTTTTAACATTCAATTTTATAAAGGAGCTCATCGCTGATCTATAATTTCAGTTGCTCATCgcttttgaatttttttgcCGAAATCCATGATGagcaaaaagaaaagtttttATTGATTTaaaagtcacgtgatttgaaattcaatagTCCAAATCTATCAGTCCCATCAAGAGATCTCTCATATCATTATCCTTGAGACCGTTCATGTATTTGAATTTACTGAAGTATACCGGACAGTCTTTAGATTGGCACTTGAGTGCAATTTGGTCCAAAGGTGCCATAGCATCTTTATGAAACTTGTATGAACAGGTTTGACAGGTCCTCATAACAGAATGCATCTTAGACTGTTTTAGTCTGACTGACTCTTCCAAAAAAAGGGTGGTGTTGCTTTTATCGATCCTGCATTCACCACATATAGGACTAATGAATTTTGGGTGAACTTTCTTGCGACAGCGCAGACAAGATTTGCCTTTGACGATTGAAGTCAAAGACCTTCCTTCATGGCTGCCGTCATCAGAGTCTACTTTTAGAGGATTAAGAGTATGTTTCATCGATATATACCAATCCATGATATCAACTCCTACTAACTGGAAAAACCGCTGAAGAGGAGGTATAATGTTTTTGACAATGTAGTATGTATAATCCAACCTAGACGTTTTAGACCTTAAGAAAGCCTCCGGTGAGAGGCATCTAGAGCTCAAAGTTTCACCTAtttttcccattttcaCGACATACGGTACTCTCTGCTTGTATTGGGGTTCTGTACGtgcatcttcttccatcaTTTGCATGGCAATTTGGGCACCAGGGGGAGCAGTCTTTTCACTTTTATAATGGCCTAGCTTAACTTCTCTAGCGAAACagaaatcttgaatattAACTCTGCCGGTGATAATTTTGTCAAATTCTCCAATTAAGTATTCTTTTACCATGGATAAATCAGTGGTTTCAAACATAATTCTAAGTGCCTTTTCCACGATTTTTTGTTGTGCTGGTGTTCCATCCCTTCGAACAGTTTCTATACCCTTTGCATCGaattttggttctttttgatattcaGACTCATAGGAAAAGCCTACATAACGTTTCTTGGTTACTAAAAAGCACGGATGATACACTTTCTCAAACTTCAACTCTATGGGTTTCGGATTCTGTCTTGTTATTTCTTCAGCGATCTGCCTTCCGATTACAAATGCTTCATCTTTCGATTTCCCTGGAAGGTAAACAAATAAACTATCTGTATCTCCATAAACTACTTTAGCCCCCCATTCTTTAGTAGTTTCTATAACCTCGATCGCCCTCTCTAATGTTTCCCTGCCAGTCTGAACTATACTATCTGCAATGTCGGAACATGGCATACGCCCAGAGAATGAAGCAGATGTGTATCCGTACGTGACATTAGCAAGTAATTTTAAGGCTTCCTGCCTATTATCCAACATATTAATAAGGTTATGTTCATCATTAAGTTCCTTCATAGTACTTTTCATTAGAAATCTCGTATCAAGAATGTCCTTTAACATCTTAGCCAAAACTGACTTTCTCAGTTCTTTTTTGACAAAGACGATACCATTTGGTGAGATGGTGATATAATCAGATATTAAAGTTAGTAAATCTTCAGGGATATCATACCTTGTGATACctatttcattatttttaGTATTTAATGATTCAACTCTTCCGATAATAGTGCTGTAACAATAATTATATGCCATAACAATGGATGGGTATAATGATTGAAAGTCTAAAACTAATAAAGGACTCTTGTAAAAGGCAGATGAAGGTTCCATCACAAGTGGTATACATTCGAGTGCTTTTTGGTTACGGACCTGCATTCGGCTTGGAGAAATCAGAATGAATTGTTCTGATTTGCAAAGTCTAATTAAAAAGGATTCAACCTTGTATTGTGAGCCACGGTAAAGGACAGAATAAAAGTCAATCCCGATAAGTCTTGCTTGCTCGATGGTTTTTCCAATTATATTCTGAGTCTCTAAAAGCTTGAAATTTACTCGAAGTCTTGTGATCCAGTAAAATAGGAGACACCTTTTTGAAGTTTCGTCCATAGATTCATAGAACTCTGTCCTGGTTTTGTACGAATAAAAAGGTAACCGTTGGTGTAAAACATGAAATGCAATATTTTCTAATGTATAATCGAGaagattcaaagaagagcGGAGAGGCCTCCATATGTTTAGCATTTGTCTTCCCGTTATCGAAAATGCTGTTGCGTGAGTGTAACCCCATctgtctttttttttgctacTCTGGTTATAATCGACTCGAGAGAGTTCATCTTCCACATCATAATCATGTCCCTTGTGACATCTATCAATCAAGTAGCCCCACGAGGAAGAGTGTATTTCGTATCCTGACAAGATATCAGGATCGAAAAACCTCACTAAATCTTCTAATGCATATATcatttccaattcatcgtAATAAGCAGTTATATGAACACTAGGATCGGCAGTTTTCCATGAATTTTCTGTCGAGACATCGTCtagaaatatcaaaacacCTTCTTGAGTAATATCCAGGTCGAATGGAAAAGTTCCATCTTGCActttccaaaatatcatccTGACAGCATCATATTTAGGATCTGGAAACTTATCTTCACGAGTATTGACGTGAATTTCCATGGTGAAATGGGTCATTCTATTAGAAGcgttattatttttttctattttatTGCTCTTGAACTTGTATCCGAATGGTAGTTCTGGTGTTTTCCCCTCCACCATCGAGAATTTACCTTTGAAAGGCTTCATCGCATTGGCTATTCTTTTAAAAGACGGCTTTGGTCTTATATATTTCCATCTGCTTCTTGCATATACACTTCCTGAAGAAGTTAATGTTGCTGTTGTATCGTTACTACGGATGCTTCTTTTAAAGAGGATATGATCACTTGATAGCTTGAACACTCGACCAGCCATTTCCGTTTGTAGCCTTTTACAATCAAGTGGATTGGAGAAAAATGGATCGTTATACtgaacttcttcaatttggttAGCAGATAAACTCTCCTTGATGTTAGCGTGTGTTACGCTAGGTCTGATCATCGGGCGAAATGTTGACTTTCTAATAGCAGATGTTTTTCGTTTTGCCAGTTTCCTAGCAATTGCTTCATTAGCAATATCGTCATGACATGAAGATTCCTCCGCACGTTTGGAACTGACATGTGAAGAGTGCGATTCATTGGAGGAAATATTTAGCAAAATGGGAATATTTTTAGTGTTTGTAGACGCTACTTTTTGTTCACGAACAGAAGTATATTGGttgttcaatttgaatTCTACTTCTGACCAACAGAATACTTTACTACTAGCATTCCTTGGTATTTTGGGCCATAATTCTTGAAGGGCGTCTTTGGTACTTGCAAAAAAATTCTCATTAATGAAAGGATCCACAAAGTTGTCAAAATTTAaagctttttctttgttaaaAAGGGAAGACATTCGTTTCTTAGCTTCATCAAAGTGTTTCACCAAcctttcatcttctttccaattATATTGTAATTGAGATTCtcgaaatatttcttttaatcCTTCATATTCAGCAAGCCCTTTCCTTTTCCTAAGCAGTTGTATCTCTTTCCATATATCTTTTGTAGAATTAACATATCCTTGATCTGATGTTTGAAGGTCTTTCTTAAGCTCAACAAAATCATGGTGTAAATCCCtgaattgaatttcttctctgttTAAAATGAACTGTGGAATAATATccatttcaagaaaggtCTTTCCAATTCGATGAAATGGATCTATGTCTAAAACATTTTGATTCGGATGCAAGtgttttttcaaaaaacGTTCCAAAGAGTCCGTGTGCaatatttcattcataTCTAGATCAGTTAACAGAACAGGTTGCCGAAAATAGCATTTGGATAGTTTTAACCATCCGCAACCAAATAAGTTATAGTCAGCCATCATTTGCAATAAATAAGGTATATGAGCCTCAAAGACATCCACTTTTGAGGTGAATATTCTGCCATCTCTAAGTAATTCAGAGAGTTTATTACTATATGAACCATTCAAAAGAGTAATTTTATAGTAAGGTTCATATCCTACGTGGTATCCGTAAAATGGAACGCCTTTGACAACGGACACATTAGCAATGTATTTCAGGGAAGTTAGCTTCTCTTTAAAATCTGTTTTGGTAAAAGTTTCAATCATCCGTGTCTCAAGTATTTTGTGCAAACTGGTACATCTATTCCGTATTACTGATGCTTTATCATTCGAATGTCCGtcatatttgatgaatatgTAAGGGAAAATGCCATGGCAATGAATTAGAACTTTGTGTCCGGTAGATAAACATCCATAGAACCTTAGTACTGGCACCTGAACAAATCGAAGTCCAGGAAGGCTCTTACTAGTTTTACAATCCAATAGAGTTGGGAAGCATTGATAGCTGTCTGAATTATTAATCTGTATGTTGATTTCATTGGAGTCTAAGCTGGAGTCtaaagaaccaaaaataTCACTCATCTGCAAGTAATCATCATATCAGATTACAGTCACCTTAATGTAGCACAGTTATATCTTCTGATGTAAACGATGTGAATGGTATAAAAGTAATATCCTTGATTAATGGGTGATATACTGTGACCAAACTTCAGATGAGAAATAGCGATGAGCAATCCTGCAAAGTTGGGCTAAACTTGATTATAGTTGGGTATATTAGTATTCAtgattacccggatattGTGATCATTCTGATACGTAATGAATAATCATATTTTAGCTAAAGTGATTCTCGTATACTGGAGTTGTCCGAGATGAAAGTGAGATCTAGTTGAACAACATTCACCGCAAGTTCCTAATCGAATTTAATAGCAAATGTTACTTTAAATTGTTCTAATCTAGATTCTGTGGTATAGGAAGAAATTTGGTGATTCTATAAAATCCACAGTGTGAGGTGTATTTACAATGAATAATGACAACACAAAAGTGTACGTAAGAGTGGCAGGTAAACGACCTGAAAATTTTGTCGAAACAAAACCATTTATTTGGGATTCTCGTCGAGATAAGATTCTATGGACCAAAATCTCAAAAATTGACTCGTTAGAGGATATGGATTGGCAGGAATTGGGGGCTGATTTAGGTGCACCAGAACCCTTTCTCAAAAAACGGAGTTATactttatttcaaaatcaactaAAAGTTTTATCGAACCAAATAGACGTTACATCTAATACCCGGTCCTCATCAGAGTCACGAAATTCCGTTGACAACAACATTCTCCAAAATTTACAGGCATCAAGAATAATGAATCATAAATTGGATAAGACGGACAACTTAGCCAATAATCAAGAGTCTAGTAGTGAACTTTCGAATTTAAGTGTGAGCAAGTCAGCACTTGAGGACGCATTGATGGATTGTTTACAACTCTGAGAGGCATCTACTACATTTGCATTCAAAAAACCAATTATCCTTCAATATTGCCCTTCTCCGGTTGACGTCAAGGTGTAATATACCCTTGTAATCAATACAGAGCTCTTCTCCCTTCTGCACATCAGTTTGTAGAATGTATTGAAAGACTCTTTCGACCCTCTTTTTCTCCACGTTAGGCACACAGGAATGGTTAAAATATGAGGCCTCCGGATGAACCATATAACCCAGATATTCCCTATCATCGTCCGACTCTGAAGTCTCCCAAATGCCAAATGAGTTTCCATATTCAGAACCAAGGATATGTCTAAAAACTGATGTTGTCATGATATACCTATACTGGGGAGCTAGAGTATAAACccatttgaaaactttgatCTGAAACTCCAGTAGAACAGGGAATCTCATTATTTTCTCCACTTCATTTGACTGAAGTTTTTCCCACGTATTCCACTTCACACTATTTCGATCCAAATGTGTCATGTTAAATAAACATTCTATCACAAACCTGATACAGGAATAATGATCCTCATCTATCACTGGAAGTTGGTTGGTGGCCTTGGCAAGTTTCATTTTGGAAACTCTAGGCATCCAAGTACTTTCTAAGTCCATCCAACAACTCTCAATTTCCTGATGCATCCGCTTATTATCGTAGTCTTTATACAATTCCGTATCTGTTTCCACGCACAGGCTTTTACCCTGTATCGATTGGAAATGCGTTAATATCATTTCATAATTCAAAATAAGATCAACAATATTCGGTCCACTTAGGAAGAAGTTTTTACACTCTTCAGTACAAAACCAAAGCCCGCTACCTTTGTACTTCTTCTCTAGTTTATGGTTTAACAAGTTCAAATCTAATTTCAGTAGGTCTGCCCAGCTGATCCTAACTTTCATTGGTTTACCACCGTCATATTTCAGGCAAAAATGGCACACTTCCTTACGGAACTCGTGAGAAATACTAGATCCGATCCACTGGGACAAATCTAACAGATGGGTGCCTTTTAACATGCTATTTGAAGCAAAACATGCCCGGCCGCCATATGCTGTACGTTTTACTTCAATTTTGTCATTAATATATACTTCCGCATTCATCCGTGTCCTGTATTATATCTAACTCCCTCACAATTGGCATATATCCATGAATTCTAGTTCGTAATATATAATTCAGAGGATTTTAAGTGTAGATACCTCTGACCAGTTAACATCATATTTTGCCAAGCAGCCCATCTCATTGCATCTCATCGCCTGAAATCAACGCTCCAAAttccttttgaaattatatCTTCAACTAGATCAGTAGATTTTAAGAGTCACGTGAACTGTAAACATCAGTTCGCGTGGTAGTCTTTCCACTATCGTGTCAAAATTAGATCTTTGACCACAGCAAAAGTAAGGATAGGAAAGGGGAAGGAACTCACAGTTACGACGTAGAAGGAAATCAGAATTTTGCACGTTGTAGTCGCATTATTTGGCTTGCTAAATTTGATTGTTATTGCTCTACCCAATTGCGTTTCCCAGATCATTGAATTGTTTTTAAAACATCATGACACTTTACAAATTATTAACACCTAAAGCATTCGCAGAATTATTATCCAAGGAAACTAAGCGCCGTATTATCCCAGTAGATTCCACCTGGTATTTACCAAACTTGAACAGAAGTGGGAAGCAAGAATTTTTAGATGAAGAACGTCTAAAAGGAGCTGtttattttgatattgatggTGTCAAAGACATGAAATCTGAATATCCTCATATGTTACCAGATCTCAGtactttcaataaatccATGAGTGAATTGGGACTGAAGAAGGATGATATTTTAGTGGTTTATGATAGAATTGGTAACTTTAGCGCACCTAGATGTGCATGGACATTAGCTGTTTTGGGACATGATCCCGTATATCtcttgaacaatttccCTGCCCTGAAACTGTCTGGGTACCCCGTTGAGACTTCTAAAGTGACAAGTTTTACTCCATATGAAATGAGTGAATACGTGTCCGATGTTGATTTGGcagagaaagaaacagTTTCCTTTGAAGATATGCAGAAATTGGTGTCGACAGGTGATATTAAGAACTACCAGGTTTTGGACGCTAGAAgtcttcaaagatttaCTGGTGAGGCGCCAGAACCTAGACCGGGCCTCAGCTCTGGTCACATTCCTGGCGTTCAGCCATTGCCCTTCCTAGAGGTCTTGAACAGTGATAAAACTTTTACTTCAGATCGTGAGGAAATGCTAAAGAAAATACAAGACTTCGTCTCGCAAACCGGCAATGAGTTTGAAACCGATAAACCAACCATTGCAATGTGTGGTACTGGTGTCACAGGTGTCATAATCAAGACTGCATTAGAGATTTCAGGTGTCAAGAATGTCAGACTCTACGACGGGTCTTGGACCGAATGGGTGATGAAAGATGGAGAAGTGGCTAAAGGAAGTTAAGAGAAATACTTCGATAGAATGAGTGATTTCCCATACACTGAATGTAGGGAAGATGTGAAACATGCAGTACTACCTGAAAGAACAGTAGCTCTGCATCCCTGACACTTGAAAAGAACCCTGCGCAAATCAATAATTGCCCACAATTGGTTTATACTATATTTTCAGTATGTATGCTAGGAAAAATCTGTAATGATATATTGATCAAAATTAAAGTGTTTAAGTGTTAGAAAAGGTTTAATTAACATAGAACAAAAGGTAGATGAGCTGATAGCCCGACCATTACCACTCGCAGGAGAAGCTagaaaaaaggaaatggaGTTTGTAGAATTCAGCGAGGTTTCTGAGACCACTAAGACATCGTCTCTTCCGCAGGGCCATGAATGGACCGTTCAAGTTCCAGCAGGATCAAAGCTAACAGTTATTGTGAAGTATGGGATCGCTGAGATACTGGGAACAGAGCTTGCCAACGATGTGCCCTACACATTCCAAGGTGTAATAGTGAACATCTATGCTATTGAACGATCTATGATCGAATGGAAGTGTTTAGAAGAGCTTGAGCCAAAAGTTTCGGAAAATAAGTCATATCATGCCTACATATACAATCTAAATTTTGCATTAGAAAGATTACGACTCTCTAGTTTCAATGGACCTAGAGTACTAATAGTAGGTAACGCCTCAACTGGAAAATCATCGCTAGCTCAAATGCTATGCTCATACGCGTTGAAGATTAGACATTATCAACCGTTGTTAGTGAACTTGAACCCACAAGATGgtgttttttctttgccaGGTTCAATTACAGCGACACCCATTTCTGAGTTGCTAGATGTTGAAAGTTCTATATGGGGTCAGAGTATTACTACAGGTGCTACCAAGCTCCATAACAAGCAACCTCTTGTTAAAAATTACGGCTTGGAAAATATCAGAGATAATAGACCACTATATTTATCGACGATTACACAACTAGCATCGGGCGTGCAACAGAGATTAAAGAACGATCCAATAGTAAGAAGGTCTGGCGTAATAATTGATACCCCTAAACTTTCACATCTTGACACCGAAGATTGGTCCGAAGTTGGCCACATGATAGAACAATTCGATATTAACGCAATAGTGGTATGTGCAGAAAGTGATGACTTAGCTATCGAATTGAGTGAAGTATTCAGGACTAAAATAGGATCAATTGTAAGAATTCCGCCACCAGGTTCAATTATCgcaattgatgatatcatgAGAAGAGCTTTACAGAGGGTTCAAATAAGAGAGTACTTTTATGGTACCACAGAAACAGTCCTAAGTCCATACACTATGGGTGCTgggtttgaagaattaaCAGTTTTCAGGCCAAGAAATATCTCTGAATATGGAGAGGATAAAAAGGATGTTGATCTAACAGTATTTGACAAAATTGAAGTCAACAGCTCAAACTTACAGCACGCTATTATCGCTATCACTAATATATCTAGAAAAGAAAGCCAAGATAAACTTAACACTGCATCGATAATCGGGTACGGTTTGATCACAGAAGTGaatgattcaaagaaaaaactcAGGGTATTACTTCCAGTACCGAGTAGAATACCAGATAGAGCTATGATTCTCACCGAGTACAGATACTTGGAATGATTCTTACttataattctttcataGTCATTGTTTACATATTTATGAAAAATGTCAACAAAATCGGATACTTTATTTAATGATAGGATATACACAAATGCGAATAAGATACACCGAAAAGGAAACTAATATATAGAAGCATTAAGATTGCTGCTGAGGTTCATTATGACCGTCGAATTCCAAAAAATTAGGGTAGTAACTGGCTATGATCCGTATGATCTCAGCTGTGTGGCGTTACTCGTATTATATTGCCTAGGGGAAATAAACTTGTCCCTCCATAACATCACACGAATATTACAAATAGTTCCAAATGATGAACTGGATAGCGTTGGGCTTCCAACATTAGAGAATCTAGTTTTATATCTCCGAAAGAACGAGGATAGTCAAACTAAGGCTTCCTTTAAGTTGATCAATCTCATATTTTCTATCTCCAGTTTTAACCACATTCAAGAATTGATTCATCATTTAAGAGATGCAATAATAGTTTCTCCAGATCAACAAGGAGTCCTTTCGAAATTCAGGAGAATTTTATGTCGTTCAAGTGTGATTTGCGAACTTCTACCGCGTGTTATAATAGACTCCAATATCAGCGAATTCTTCGTTGAAgatattcatcaaatagTCGAATCTTTTCAGGCATTCAAAACTAGGTTTTTATCCTGTGATATATCAAACATTTACAGAGAGGATATCaacaattcatcaaatttgaCGAGCAGGATATTCTCACATACTCATACGAATGATTGTTTTCCAGAATCACCTTTTATAACCAATCAAGGTATAGGCAATTCATTGCCATGGTTAATAGTATCAGCAGACAAATTTAAGGTTATATTGAACTATGCCCTCCAAATTTCTATGAAAGACATAAATTTAGGCTCAGAACTTGCTGAAACCATTATTAGATAcacaaatttgaatgatcGAACCCGCTTTCCAGATATTCTacttcttgaaattgtATTGCTACGAAAGTCGAAGAATTACCAGGGAACAATTGACAAAATGTATCAATATTTCGACTACTGCCGAAATTCCAACGTTTCTGTGTCTTCATCAACCAACTTTTCCCATATATGCCAAACATTCACTCTCAGTAGCCTATACCAAGATCATGGCTCACCGGAATTTGCGTTGAAAACACTTCACGAATTAATAGATACTATCAGAGAAAAGTCAGATGTACATGGATTGAGCCATTTGTGGGATATTTTAATCcaccatcttcttttgtacCCAGATGAATCAAGggttcttcaaaagagcaTTTACGAGTTATTGAGACCTTTCAATGATAAAAAGAATACATCACCCGAAATGTTACAATATTGGTATACATTTCAGGTTGCAATGAATTTACATCAAAATGGTTATATTCCCGATATTTTGGAACTGGCAACCAAGGTAAGCGCTCTTTCTAACTACGGATTGATGGATCATATGAATCGTGTGTCCACTGAGGTACTTTTAATGACATGGTCTTTTGTTggatttgatgatatgGCTTGTTGTTTTGGTAAACCTTTTTTAAATAACGTGAAGAAACATAGGCAGCTCACGAATGTTGAAAAGCTACTTGAAGATAAGTACTATTCTGAAGCAATTAAAAAAGTTGAGGCCTTGCTTAATGAAGTGAACGCTAAAAATTTTagtatttctttcaaatttgcTTGTACACAAATGAGCATTCGCATCATGCTCGCAGCTGGGAATGCTGCTCGTGCTCAACCGATAATTCGTCAATATATCGACAAATGTcgagaaacaaaaaatgatCATGAATTATCCAAGGCCATATTGTGCATGGTCAGAATGTTAAATGGATGGCAGCAATATCAAGATAGTTATAAGCTCATGAATTCGAATTTGAGTATTCTTTTGCAATATTCAGGATCTATGAAAGAGGAAGCTAAACAACTATACAAGGAAACCTCATTA
This window encodes:
- the ATG29 gene encoding Atg29p (weakly similar to uniprot|Q12092 Saccharomyces cerevisiae YPL166W Protein of unknown function green fluorescent protein (GFP)-fusion protein localizes to the cytoplasm in a punctate pattern), producing the protein MNNDNTKVYVRVAGKRPENFVETKPFIWDSRRDKILWTKISKIDSLEDMDWQELGADLGAPEPFLKKRSYTLFQNQLKVLSNQIDVTSNTRSSSESRNSVDNNILQNLQASRIMNHKLDKTDNLANNQESSSELSNLSVSKSALEDALMDCLQL
- the TMA16 gene encoding Tma16p (similar to uniprot|Q08687 Saccharomyces cerevisiae YOR252W RBF17 Hypothetical ORF), producing MPVTKSLGKIQKGLKGKKFTVHPKGRKFQQLNRATLREEKVQAKKRAHNEKRSNELARMTFVQSAIKTDSLKEKEVFDYKETAVLIQEFIARDDNELNELKSKRRQNRPPTGRQQLLQHKRDLEMEEFKSGFLCPDLTDPENVIFLRAWNQTFGGLSTLKLIRINDKGEKVLGGTKPVKPIGELKDIEMN
- the MRX4 gene encoding Mrx4p (some similarities with uniprot|Q12467 Saccharomyces cerevisiae YPL168W), which gives rise to MLKCINYHKRTFHTTYFQLAKGNVSWNMALDPAIPKDRSVKAFKTSLQHTIANNAWPSDSSRERRVLLELIAKFSIPHDTLKKQIKRLQLLILQKRISDDDIHNAITKVNSNQIINVVTPKPINLQKELKNLEKTATFHEPRQRPKLQRPLHPTPSQHEVGVKSSNNNVAHPKKDTETETITDKDIEALKKFLERAETQEKQIKKFVLEQQRKYKWSSNQGPASRISSGSLLFQEHLPSVRLRKNSSVGSYLSKCERYIHPFAPTEVREILLYDVTKSKEKIEPPESTILVHVQKKDLFAVVNGGRIAPDQLLAVINQYENGGWKLIGDVNRDTYKIVFQKNYMRPALIETKGKIAITLFGITLGYIAVVQPLIDYINYFNR
- the REV3 gene encoding DNA-directed DNA polymerase (similar to uniprot|P14284 Saccharomyces cerevisiae YPL167C REV3 Subunit of DNA polymerase zeta which is involved in DNA repair required for mutagenesis induced by DNA damage); this translates as MSDIFGSLDSSLDSNEINIQINNSDSYQCFPTLLDCKTSKSLPGLRFVQVPVLRFYGCLSTGHKVLIHCHGIFPYIFIKYDGHSNDKASVIRNRCTSLHKILETRMIETFTKTDFKEKLTSLKYIANVSVVKGVPFYGYHVGYEPYYKITLLNGSYSNKLSELLRDGRIFTSKVDVFEAHIPYLLQMMADYNLFGCGWLKLSKCYFRQPVLLTDLDMNEILHTDSLERFLKKHLHPNQNVLDIDPFHRIGKTFLEMDIIPQFILNREEIQFRDLHHDFVELKKDLQTSDQGYVNSTKDIWKEIQLLRKRKGLAEYEGLKEIFRESQLQYNWKEDERLVKHFDEAKKRMSSLFNKEKALNFDNFVDPFINENFFASTKDALQELWPKIPRNASSKVFCWSEVEFKLNNQYTSVREQKVASTNTKNIPILLNISSNESHSSHVSSKRAEESSCHDDIANEAIARKLAKRKTSAIRKSTFRPMIRPSVTHANIKESLSANQIEEVQYNDPFFSNPLDCKRLQTEMAGRVFKLSSDHILFKRSIRSNDTTATLTSSGSVYARSRWKYIRPKPSFKRIANAMKPFKGKFSMVEGKTPELPFGYKFKSNKIEKNNNASNRMTHFTMEIHVNTREDKFPDPKYDAVRMIFWKVQDGTFPFDLDITQEGVLIFLDDVSTENSWKTADPSVHITAYYDELEMIYALEDLVRFFDPDILSGYEIHSSSWGYLIDRCHKGHDYDVEDELSRVDYNQSSKKKDRWGYTHATAFSITGRQMLNIWRPLRSSLNLLDYTLENIAFHVLHQRLPFYSYKTRTEFYESMDETSKRCLLFYWITRLRVNFKLLETQNIIGKTIEQARLIGIDFYSVLYRGSQYKVESFLIRLCKSEQFILISPSRMQVRNQKALECIPLVMEPSSAFYKSPLLVLDFQSLYPSIVMAYNYCYSTIIGRVESLNTKNNEIGITRYDIPEDLLTLISDYITISPNGIVFVKKELRKSVLAKMLKDILDTRFLMKSTMKELNDEHNLINMLDNRQEALKLLANVTYGYTSASFSGRMPCSDIADSIVQTGRETLERAIEVIETTKEWGAKVVYGDTDSLFVYLPGKSKDEAFVIGRQIAEEITRQNPKPIELKFEKVYHPCFLVTKKRYVGFSYESEYQKEPKFDAKGIETVRRDGTPAQQKIVEKALRIMFETTDLSMVKEYLIGEFDKIITGRVNIQDFCFAREVKLGHYKSEKTAPPGAQIAMQMMEEDARTEPQYKQRVPYVVKMGKIGETLSSRCLSPEAFLRSKTSRLDYTYYIVKNIIPPLQRFFQLVGVDIMDWYISMKHTLNPLKVDSDDGSHEGRSLTSIVKGKSCLRCRKKVHPKFISPICGECRIDKSNTTLFLEESVRLKQSKMHSVMRTCQTCSYKFHKDAMAPLDQIALKCQSKDCPVYFSKFKYMNGLKDNDMRDLLMGLIDLDY